A section of the Pleuronectes platessa chromosome 7, fPlePla1.1, whole genome shotgun sequence genome encodes:
- the ppp1r3ab gene encoding inner centromere protein A: protein MDASPEDNTSAIPVVSKYAVEATTMKAKQISDGQDGHITKTENRRISSRRSGKKAARIARARDHFAQRGKGGSDTERDETPPEAKQAAREEKLVEKPSDVPSLSEGGNGSELSQVVSEALDTRSKSLTDVLHDTTLANDSTSNSEPEKSESKHLTDSATLTGGGSATDTSDEPLHSQDESAPAKSICRAEGETQEQHTGYETTNNSAVDSVTSVETSEGLVGQNTSFTFGTVVAPLYQHMFYRVGCESEYLGERGNPIQATLSFGESTHSNPHSEGKESCCTLLSDLRNNTDTFQGNVINTQESNQENLDATSNNPPNEEEQMHLYETAGDIQDSVETLQNQSEVLHLNQVCPNISNVPKTLSGAEVNILHTDLLSTQVPTESFHRQGEAQEDSLSCDFQNQRAKAAALQAQPPENTSSQTIFNRDTNEVEDVTASVENLLLRLQPDGDETFQQTSKGGENEKDCKHKPVSTTNASAELENLGEPDEGLTPNTIHHSAARETENIYMSNGEDAEGNYSSTSRSSQETETEIQTKTRNGNEQNKLTNNQIEDEKEHSGETEVNDEEDESMTQASDNHTCGNDTFMESKEEKLFKDEPMSAALLREDLADTTEENNWEMMVEEDEKIILADQEENKATCLKADTETEQTGRSEDTGIETELEDTNSAEREKDLSEELRGNPGENGTEAEDAEGLEDKENDGEEIWKVGELENVQSKNTEKKEAEEEHRDGDIEMEKGEEQEETELDKEQHFAEMQEVSIGRIDVREVEEIEGEEEMQTDLNNGYDNGVVWDDQVKPREENAEEEIPNYEGEIALDGARDSEVVDLDSGSMTAEDGEDEVSCCEEMSDVQQIKEEGLSAQMNHVQACNKDREEGSAHFPAEMYFYKDEDFQGAENDPNNRSEAECLTLAMEGDSCILADEPGSDQTGQDSAESDSDDEVELYMHCLRAVHTGAQANKDKNKDTGFTMGKRPSVNRGKLLSTPMPSITESLDEEPHLSCHQDIHKDTDAADVQPAAAASSLLGGQDTVNRNVSCWKEAFSCRNLSRTLLCITLLVLFFVVAYHYDFLACFGLYLISVVWLCFQGERQPAKNNKRIG from the exons ATGGATGCTTCACCTGAGGACAATACTTCAGCTATTCCAG TTGTGTCAAAATATGCAGTGGAAGCGACTACGATGAAAGCCAAACAAATCTCTGATGGTCAAGATGGACACATAACAAAG ACGGAGAACAGACGAATCAGCAGCCGAAGAAGTGGCAAGAAGGCCGCGAGGATCGCTCGGGCGCGTGACCACTTTGCTCAAAGAGGGAAAGGAGGGAGCGACACTGAAAGGGACGAAACCCCGCCAGAAGCAAAACAGGCAGCACGTGAAGAAAAGCTGGTGGAAAAGCCTTCAGATGTGCCGTCACTGTCCGAGGGAGGCAACGGATCAGAACTTTCTCAGGTGGTTTCAGAGGCCCTGGACACACGCAGCAAATCCCTTACTGATGTTCTACATGATACGACGCTGGCGAATGACAGCACATCTAACAGCGAGCCAGAGAAATCTGAGAGCAAACATTTGACTGACTCTGCAACATTAACAGGTGGTGGGAGTGCCACGGATACGTCAGATGAACCATTGCATTCACAGGATGAGTCTGCTCCTGCAAAGTCAATCTGCAGAGCTGAGGGTGAAACTCAGGAGCAGCACACAGGCTATGAAACCACTAACAACTCTGCGGTCGACAGTGTAACTTCAGTAGAGACCAGCGAAGGCCTTGTTGGCCAAAACACCAGCTTCACGTTTGGAACTGTGGTGGCTCCACTGTATCAGCACATGTTTTACAGAGTGGGATGTGAGAGTGAATACTTAGGTGAGCGGGGGAATCCTATTCAAGCTACACTGAGTTTTGGAGAATCAACTCATAGTAATCCTCACTCTGAAGGGAAAGAGAGCTGCTGCACTCTTCTATCAGATCTTAGAAACAACACCGACACATTTCAGGGAAATGTGATTAACACTCAGGAATCAAACCAAGAGAACTTAGATGCCACTTCAAATAATCCTCCCAACGAGGAAGAGCAGATGCATTTGTATGAGACAGCAGGTGACATTCAGGACAGTGTAGAAACTCTACAGAATCAAAGTGAGGTCTTACATTTAAACCAGGTGTGCCCAAATATATCTAATGTTCCTAAAACTCTGTCTGGAGCAGAAGTAAACATTTTACATACAGACTTGTTAAGTACACAAGTACCCACTGAGAGTTTCCATCGGCAGGGAGAGGCACAGGAAGACAGTCTGTCATGTGACTTTCAAAACCAAAGAGCTAAAGCAGCAGCACTACAGGCTCAGCCTCCAGAGAATACAAGTTCacaaactatatttaatagagATACAAATGAAGTGGAAGACGTCACTGCCAGTGTAGAAAATTTGCTTCTGCGACTTCAGCCCGATGGTGATGAGACATTCCAACAAACCAGCAAGggtggagaaaatgaaaaagattgTAAACACAAACCAGTATCAACAACCAACGCATCTGCAGAGCTGGAGAACCTTGGAGAACCTGATGAAGGTTTGACTCCAAACACAATCCATCATTCAGCTGCAAGAGAAACTGAGAATATCTACATGTCCAATGGTGAAGATGCTGAGGGAAATTATTCCTCAACATCCAGGAGCTCTCAGGAAACCGAGACAGAGATTCAGACAAAAACTAGAAATGGGAACGAACAAAACAAGTTGACTAATAATCAGATTGAGGATGAAAAAGAACATTCAGGTGAAACTGAGGTCAACGACGAGGAAGATGAGTCAATGACACAAGCAAGTGACAATCACACATGTGGCAATGATACATTTATGGAGTCGAAAGAGGAAAAATTGTTCAAAGATGAACCAATGTCAGCAGCCTTACTACGGGAGGATTTAGCAGACACTACTGAAGAGAATAACTGGGAAATGATGGTTGAAGAGGATGAGAAGATCATTTTAGCAGATCAGGAGGAAAACAAGGCAACATGTTTAAAAGCAGACACTGAGACAGAGCAAACAGGACGCTCAGAGGACACAGGGATAGAGACAGAATTAGAAGACACAAATTcagcagagagggaaaaagacCTGTCCGAGGAGCTCAGAGGTAACCCAGGGGAGAACGGGACTGAGGCTGAAGACGCCGAGGGGCTGGAGGACAAGGAGAACGATGGAGAGGAAATATGGAAGGTGGGAGAATTAGAAAATGTTCAATccaaaaatacagaaaagaaagaagctgaGGAGGAACACAGAGATGGGGATATTGAAATGGAGAAGggagaggaacaagaggagaCAGAGTTAGACAAAGAACAACACTTTGCAGAGATGCAAGAGGTCAGTATCGGAAGGATCGATGTCCGAGAAGTGGAGGAGATAGAAGGGGAGGAAGAAATGCAAACAGATTTGAACAATGGATATGATAATGGGGTGGTGTGGGACGATCAAGTAAAGCCAAGGGAGGAAAACGCAGAGGAGGAGATTCCAAATTATGAGGGGGAGATTGCATTGGATGGAGCAAGAGACTCAGAGGTTGTAGATCTAGACTCAGGGAGCATGACAGCAGAGGACGGAGAAGATGAAGTGTCGTGTTGTGAAGAGATGTCAGACGTCCAACAAATTAAGGAGGAGGGTTTATCTGCTCAGATGAACCATGTGCAGGCCTGTAACAAAGACAGGGAGGAGGGAAGTGCACACTTTCCagctgaaatgtatttttacaaaGATGAGGATTTTCAAGGCGCAGAGAATGACCCAAATAACCGATCAGAAGCTGAGTGTTTGACCTTGGCCATGGAGGGAGACTCGTGCATTTTAGCAGATGAGCCCGGAAGTGACCAAACAGGCCAAGACAGCGCAGAGTCTGACTCAGACGACGAGGTGGAGTTGTACATGCACTGTCTCAGGGCTGTTCACACTGGGGCTCAGgccaacaaagacaaaaacaaagacacgGGTTTCACTATGGGTAAAAGGCCGTCTGTAAACAGGGGCAAACTGCTTTCCACGCCCATGCCCTCCATCACTGAGTCTCTGGATGAAGAACCACACCTCAGCTGCCATCAGGACATCCACAAAGACACGGATGCAGCAGATGTCCAACCTGCAGCCGCAGCTTCGTCACTGCTGGGTGGACAGGACACAGTGAATAGAAACGTTTCCTGTTGGAAAGAGGCTTTTTCCTGCCGCAACCTGTCAAGGACTTTGCTATGCATCACATTGTTGGTGTTATTTTTTGTCGTGGCTTACCATTATGACTTTCTCGCTTGCTTTGGCCTCTACTTGATATCAGTGGTTTGGCTCTGCTTTCAAGGAGAGAGACAACCAGCGAAGAATAACAAGAGAATAGGTTGA